From Cronobacter turicensis z3032, the proteins below share one genomic window:
- the fliG gene encoding Flagellar motor switch protein fliG: MSGTDKSAILLMTIGEDRAAEVFKHLSPREVQHLSAAMASVRQISNKQLTDVLAEFEQEAEQFAALSINTNDYLRSVLVKALGEERASSLLEDILDSKETTSGMETLNFMEPQSAADLIRDEHPQIIATILVHLKRAQAADILALFDERLRHDVMLRIATFGGVQPAALAELTEVLNNLLDGQNLKRSKMGGVRTAAEIINLMKTQQEEAVITAVREFDGDLAQKIIDEMFLFENLVEVDDRSIQRLLQEVESESLLIALKGAEQPLREKFLRNMSQRAADILRDDLANRGPVRLSQVENEQKAILLVVRRLAETGEMVIGSGEDTYV, from the coding sequence GAAGACCGCGCGGCGGAGGTGTTCAAACACCTCTCGCCTCGCGAGGTGCAGCACCTCAGCGCCGCGATGGCGAGCGTGCGTCAGATCTCAAACAAACAGCTGACTGACGTGCTGGCGGAGTTTGAACAGGAAGCGGAACAGTTCGCGGCGCTGAGCATCAACACCAACGACTACCTGCGTTCGGTGCTGGTCAAAGCGCTGGGCGAAGAACGCGCCTCCAGCCTGCTCGAAGATATTCTCGACTCCAAAGAGACCACTTCGGGTATGGAAACGCTCAACTTTATGGAGCCGCAGAGCGCCGCCGACCTTATTCGCGACGAGCACCCGCAGATTATCGCCACCATTCTTGTGCACCTCAAACGTGCCCAGGCGGCGGATATCCTGGCGCTGTTCGACGAGCGTCTGCGTCACGACGTGATGCTGCGTATCGCCACCTTCGGCGGCGTCCAGCCGGCGGCGCTGGCGGAACTGACCGAAGTGCTGAACAACCTGCTCGACGGCCAGAACCTCAAGCGCAGCAAAATGGGCGGCGTGAGAACCGCGGCGGAAATCATCAACCTGATGAAAACCCAGCAGGAAGAAGCCGTTATTACGGCGGTTCGCGAGTTCGACGGCGATCTGGCGCAGAAAATCATCGACGAGATGTTCCTGTTCGAAAACCTGGTGGAAGTCGACGACCGTTCCATCCAGCGCCTGCTGCAGGAAGTGGAGTCCGAATCTCTGCTTATCGCCCTCAAAGGCGCCGAGCAGCCGCTACGCGAGAAGTTCCTGCGCAACATGTCGCAGCGTGCGGCGGATATCCTGCGCGACGACCTGGCCAACCGCGGTCCGGTGCGTCTGTCTCAGGTGGAAAACGAACAGAAAGCTATCCTGCTCGTCGTCCGTCGTCTGGCGGAAA